GAATGTGTGAGTGCTGCATTTTCATCAAATAGAGGCATGTCGAGCGCCAACGACCCATATCACAAGTTTGACCTTGATTCGGCATCGGATGGTGTTGGGACGGGTTTCGTCATCAGATCATTGCCGGACACACTCACGCAAAAGCTGTTCATTCACGCAAGGATACGATGATAGACGGCGGGAGAATGAATTTTCGACCCCCAAATAACCGGCTTACCTCTGCTCAAACGCCCTTCGAGGTTGTTTTCAGAGCCTCGAAGCTTACTTAACTGATTACAAATCACAGTCACAGGCTCTTCACTCAGGGCACATCGGCCAACTGCGGCAACAATTTTATGTCGCCCCAGTTCCTGGAACTTAAACATGATGAACAAATACGCGTGCCTGCTTTCGAAGACACGGATCCACGATTTACAACATGAAGGCCGTCACCATTAAGCGACGATAAAAAATGGATGACGAGTCCGCGGGGGCTGTTATGATCAACGGTGTTTCCATGAAGCAGTTCGTGCTTGATCTCAACCAGGAGATCAACAACGACAATGTCTACAACGGCGCCGCGGCGCTCGGGTACTACCTGACGCTCGCAATTTTTCCGGGCATAATCCTTTTGATGACCATTATTCCCTATCTGCCCATCGACCGGGTAGATGAGGCGATCATGGATCTTCTGGGGCAGGCCTTGCCGGAAGAGGCCTATGACATGGTAGCCGGGGTAGTGACCGATGTTACGGCAAATCGGCGCGGGGGCCTCCTGTCCTTCAGTCTTCTCGGAACTATCTGGGCGGCCTCCACGGGGATGTACGCAATCATGCAGCAGCTCAACATCACCTATGGCGTCAATGAGGCCCGCAGCTTTATTCGTGCTCGAGCCACGGCGTTGATACTCAGCCTGCTTTTCGGCCTGCTGGTCGTAGGGGCATTCTCACTTATCGTTCTCGGCGGCATTATTGAGGACTGGATGGGGACCCGTCTCGGAATGAGCGACACCCTGATTATGGCCTTTGCCGCCTTCAGATGGGTGGTTATTGTGCTGGCCTTGTTTTTGGGGTTCGCCTTGATCTACCGTTATGCGCCGAATGTTGAACAAAAATTCAAGTTTATCACCTGGGGCAGCGTGTTTGGCGTGACCATGTTGATCATTGTTTCTTTAGGCTTCTCCATCTACACTAGCAATTTTGCCGACTACGACGCGACCTATGGCAGCATTGGCGCGGTTATCATTTTGATGTTATGGCTCTACGTCGCAGGACTGGTGATCCTGGTCGGTTCGGAAATCAATGCCGTGCTTGAGCACTACAGTTCACACGGCAAGCGCAAGGGTGAAAAAAAAGAGGGGAATCACAAGGGCAAGAAACTAACGGACCGATAGCAAGGAGATGGTTCCAGGAACCGAGGGGCAGCAATCAGAGCAGCCACTCAATGGGCAACCTGGAAAGAATCCAAATCACGGACCGTTGCAAAGTGGTCGTGCCCGGTTCGACATCATGGCGAATCAATTTGCCTTCTTGCAATTCAAGCCAGTAGAGATGCCCCTCGTCGTTCAGCCGCACTTCATATGCGTTGGCCGGTATGGTCGTTTCAAACGCGTTCGATATTTTCTCGGCCAAAGATGTACTGTCGATGACGAAACCAAGTTCTGTGTTCAGCTTGGCGGAACGGGGATCAAAGTTGAACGAGCCGACAAAAACGCGTGAGGCATCCACGGAAAACGTCTTGGCGTGCAGGCTCGCCCCGGAGCTGCCGAAGGGACCGGCCTTGCCCGAGTATGGCTGCATCGTGGACGAAAGCTTGAACTCGTAAAGTACGATGCCGGAATCGAGCAGATCCTTGCGGCGTTTGGCATAACCGGCATGGGCTGGAAAAACATCGGTGGCCTCCAGGGCGTTCGTCAGGACCTTGATCTGAACACCCTTTTCGGCCATGGCCGCAAAAGCCGCCACCCCTGTTTTGGTGGGTACGAAATAAGGTGAAATCAAATCCACTTCCCTGGTCGGAACACCGACGACATCCCGGAGTTGGGGGATGATTAAATCTTCGGGAGCACTTTTTTGCAGCACCTTGTCCGGGTCGTCACTGACCATGCGAACGTTCGTCCACTCCAAGGCCAAATTTCCCGCTGCCAGATCACTCATAAACCGGGAATCGCGCACAGCGTCCAAAAAATACTCCACTTTCGCGCTTTTGTCGGGATCAAGTTCCGGCATTCCCACAACGGCCGCGTCTGCCTGGGCCACGATGGCTTCCAGCGGATAGGCCGCCCTGCTGTCCCAGTAGCGATCAAAATTAGCGGACACTTCGCGGACAACGTAACCGACTGTCAAGACGTCCAGGTCCGCGAAGAGGTTGTCGTTGGTCGCTCCGAAATACTCATCACCGATGTTCCGCCCACCGACAATGGTGACCATGTTGTCCGCGGTGAAGGACTTGTTGTGCATTCGACGATGGGCACGTGAAAAGTCCAAAATGAAGTCTAACGCACGGAAGTTGCGGAAGACGAAGGGGTTGAACAACCGCACTTCTAAGTTGGGATGCGCGTTCAATGCCGCCAGGGTCTCGTCCAGACCGGCCGTGGGCAGGTCGTCCAGCAGCAGCCTGACCCGGACTCCACGTTCGGCGGCATGATGCAATGCCTCAAAGAGCAGGTTCCCGGTCAGATCATTGCGCCAGATATAATATTGAACGTCCAGTGTCCGCTCCGCGACCGAAGCCAGAACAATTCGCGCCGCAAATGCGTCCTTGGCTGTTTGCAAAGCGAAAACGCCGCTCACTTCGGGATGCGCGTCAAGCAATGGCCCCACAGCCTTGCCCAAAGGCGTTGCCAGTGCCTCGTCATACGTCAATGCGGAACTGCTGGTTCGCGAATCCAGTGCCGGCAAGGAACTGCATCCCCCTCCCCAAAGGCCGGCCAGGAGGATCAGTCCCAGAAAGACACGTTGCATGAAGCGGGACGCTCGCTGAGTTGGGCGCGACTCCGGAATGACAGGAAAGGCTTGAGAAGCTTCGTTGTTATGGCGCAAACGCATCATTTAAAAATTCTCGTAACACACGATATTCAATGCAAAAAAAGGTTGGTGCGGCTTGCCTTGATTTTGCGGTCTCGCATATTTGATCGAGAGCCAGGATTCGTTCATCGAACCATTGCACCACATTCGGACAAAATGATGTATCACGTAATGGTTCGATGTTTTGAGGCCGAATAAGAAGTTTGCGAGTTCGCAAGCGCAAGGCAGGATAAGCTGGATCACAGCTGAATAGTTATCAATCCTCTCGGGTCAAGTCAGAATCAACGAAGTATGAGACGGGTTGAGGGTTAAACCTGGTGACGCATGTGGATGCGTAACTGAAATTATGAATCTGGCAACTTCTTGGAAACAGCCACGGCTTTTTCCAGGGCAGCATAGACTTTCTTCAGGGAAAAAGGCTGCTCCACGACATCGACCATCATCAACCCTCCGGCCCAGTAAGGAATCTGGGTCGTGTATTGCGAAAGCCAGACACAAGGTACTCTGTCCAACGCCTGCAATGTTTTCAGTGATAACTCATCCGGTCTGGAAATGGAGCAGATGAGAACATCCAGATTGGTTGAAGTCTCAGGGGAACCATTCACCACCATTGGCCGGTAACCTCGATCCAGAAGAACGTCTTTGAGCAAACGGCGCAAGGAATCGTCAGGACAAAGCACGCCGACATTGCATTTGTCGCCCTTGATGTTCTCCCGAAACCTGCATGCAAGTTGCGCCAAACGTTTTCCCTTAAGAGCCAGATCATCCGAAAGTCCAGAGATGAATGACAAGTCTTTCGGCTCAAGTTGCTCCAAATGTCTGATGCCAAACTCAAGTGATTTGATTGTCTCCACTGGAGACTGCCTCTTGCCGGATGCAATGGCTGGAGGCAAAGTCCCACTGGCTCCTTGTTCTTCCTCAGTTCCAACGCCGGTGGTTCCCTGCAGCAGATGCACCAGCGACTCGCTCCAGAAGTCGCTGGCTTCGCCTTGCAACACGTTCAAATCCGTTCTGCCGCTCAACAGCGAGGCGACTCGTTTTAACGCACTGGCTCCGGGGGACGTCCCGGACATGTTCACCGGCAATTTCTGATGCGCCGCCGCCGCGCGAAAAACAGGATCATCCGGCACGACCCCAAGCGTGAGAAGACGGAGCTTCAGATGCTTCTTGCAGACAGCGGCAAAACGTTCCAGAAGCAGTTGATGGTTGAAATGCGGTAAAACCCGATTCAGCAGAATGTAAGGTGGTCGTCGCAGTCCGTTCTGATTGAGAACCTTGATCAGGGCATAGGCGTCGGTGACCGAGGACGGCTCGGGATTGATCACGATAATATGCTCTCGGGCGGCCAGACAAAAAGAAATGACCTGACGATGAATGCCCGCGGAATTGTCCAGCAGCAGGAAGTCATAGCCGTTCAGGGTTTTGATTTTTTCAATAAAGGCCCTGCGTTGGTCGCGGCTCAAGTCGGTCAAGGCGGCGATGCCGGAACCGCCTGAGATCACGTCCAGCCCCGGCCTGACCGGTGTCAGAACATCTTGCGCGTTCAGATCATTCACCAACAGGTCGCTCAAGGTGTATCTGGGTGTCAGCCCGAGCAGGACATCCACATTAGAAAGCCCAAGATCAACATCCACGAGACAAACTTTCTTGCCGTTTTCAGCGAGTATCCAGGCAAGACTCGCAGCCAGGGACGTCTTGCCCGCTCCGCCCTTTCCGCTTGCAATGGCGACAACTCGGGTGCGTGGGGTGCTCATGATCAAGTACGCAGACGATCTTGGACTTCAGCCAGAAGGCTTTTGATGTGAAAGGGTTTGCGAAGACACTTGCAGCCGTGTTTCCCGGCTTCCTCCACCTCTTCCCGCGAGGCCATGCCCGTAATTGCTATGACAGGCAAGGTCGCCCCACTGCGGCGAACCTCACGAAGGAGGGTCAGACCGTCCACAAAGGGCATTTTGATATCCATCAACATGAGGTCGAAACTGCCCTCCGCCAGGCGTTGCAGCCCCTCCCTTCCGTTTTCCGCGGTGACCACGATCATGTTTTCGTTCTCCAGGGCTTCCTGAAGAACCCGGCGGATGTGTTCCTCGTCGTCCACCACCAGAATTCTGGGACGAACAGCCATGATTAGCGGGCAAGAAGGTCCCGAGGTGGAATTCTCCGGGCGCAATGCCGTGATGTCCACCGGCAACTCTACGGTAAACGTGGTTCCTTTACCAACTTCGCTTTCTATTTCGATCTTGCCGAAATGATTGTTAACGATGCCTATGGATGTGGAAAGTCCCAAACCGGTTCCCTTGCCCTGCTCCTTGGTGGTGAAAAACGGGTCGAAAATCTTTTTGAGATTGTCCTTGGAAATACCAACGCCCTGATCCTGAATCTTGACGAGAATGCCTCGCCCCTCACGAATCATTTGTGTGGAAACTGTAAGGTCGCCACCGGATGCTTCCATGGCATGCTGGGCATTAATTGACAGGTTGAGGAAGACCTGTTCCAACTGGTTGGGATCGGCCTTGATGGGGATCATCTGGGGATCATAGTTCTTGCGGATGTTAATGGCATGCTTTCGATATCCAGTATTCATCAGTTCCAGCACCCGATCCAAAACAGCATGAACGTCAACGGATTGCAGCTTCGGCGGACAAGGCCGGGCAAAGTCCATCAAATTAGTAAGAATTTTACTGATTCTCTCGATTTGTTCGGAAATCAGGGCTAGCTCGCCTCTGCGTTTTTCATCCTGCTCCTTGCATTCCATCAGCTGAGCCCGGGCGGAGATGATCGCTAAAGGATTGTTAATCTCATGGGCGGCTCCGGCTGCCAACTGCCCTACAGCGGCCAAACGTTCCGCCTGAATGAGCTGGAGATTAACCTGTTGATTATTCCATAAAGCCAGGGCCAAATCTTCCTGCTTGGCCTGGAGACGTTCCAGAAGCATGACGTTTTCAATTGTTGATCGGAGCATCTGGGCGATCTGTAAAAAATTCGTCCAGACCTCCCCACCCTGGTCCTGTGCATCTTGTTGCAGGGAAATGACCAGTTCTGCAAAATATGTTTCAGGATCTCCGAAACTGTAGATTGTGAACGGAGAACAGGCGTTCGGGGTGATAGTCCGCGTGTCCAGCATTCTCAGTTTATAATTCGCCAAGACTCTGCGCAGTTCAGCAGGCAAACTCTGATCTTCATGCTCCCATACGGGTTCCCCGTCGTGGTTGGTGAAGCAGAGCAATTTCCGACGTCGACCACCGTCGACCCAGACTATGCCTTCCAATTCATGAGTTTGATGGTCAATGGCATAAAAGATGCCGATAGGGACGGAGGAAAAACCTTTAAAAGCTAGGGCCACCTCTGAGAATAGTTCCTGTCTGGTACGCACGGTCCCAAGCTGGATCCCTAATTTTCGGGATAACGTCAGACAAGAATTCAACTTGGAAAGCGTCTTGTTCTTGGAGTCAAGGTCAAGGCCCAGCTGGGACAGCTTGCGATTCGCACCCTGTATAACGTCATGAAAAATCATGTCCAAATCGTTTTCCAGGTTGAAAAAAGCGGCCTTTCCTTCATATTCCCGGATCGCCTCCTGCTTGATGCCAGCGAAGTCCTCCTGACTCAGATCGAGTGCGTTCAGTAATGTTGAAGACATTGTTTTCATATCGAGCCAGCAGGGCTGCTCACAAAACAAATCCCTGGCTACGGAGTTGGCCAAAGCAATGATATTTCGGATTTCCCAGTTCAGGGAAGCTGTGTTCGTGGCGTAAAACTTGTCGTGATGCATCCAGATACAATCCACCAGCGAGTTCGGCAGGTTCCATGACTCCGCGAGAATTTTTCCCGCCAAACAGTGGGTTGTCCCCAGAACCAGTTGTTCGGCTTCCTCTGAAGACAGGCGTTTTTCATCACGAACCTCTTCAATACTCAGGGCTGCATCCGGAAAAACATCCATGATCACCACTTTTCCGATATCATGCAGCAAACCTCCGACAAAGGCCGTCTCCTGAAGCTCGGGAAAGGTTTTTTTGGCCAGCAGCCGAGC
This genomic stretch from Desulfonatronum thiosulfatophilum harbors:
- a CDS encoding YihY/virulence factor BrkB family protein codes for the protein MDDESAGAVMINGVSMKQFVLDLNQEINNDNVYNGAAALGYYLTLAIFPGIILLMTIIPYLPIDRVDEAIMDLLGQALPEEAYDMVAGVVTDVTANRRGGLLSFSLLGTIWAASTGMYAIMQQLNITYGVNEARSFIRARATALILSLLFGLLVVGAFSLIVLGGIIEDWMGTRLGMSDTLIMAFAAFRWVVIVLALFLGFALIYRYAPNVEQKFKFITWGSVFGVTMLIIVSLGFSIYTSNFADYDATYGSIGAVIILMLWLYVAGLVILVGSEINAVLEHYSSHGKRKGEKKEGNHKGKKLTDR
- a CDS encoding HDOD domain-containing protein, giving the protein MLHERMKKDDPMADPAGMRSMIRRIEELPTLPTVAVQALTLSMQDDADIGQLSRIMESDPVLTARILRLVNNVQTGLRSKVGTVNQAVALAGLTQVRCALLGVLIREYLPDVSQRVQAEFKSLWTHSLMTGIIARLLAKKTFPELQETAFVGGLLHDIGKVVIMDVFPDAALSIEEVRDEKRLSSEEAEQLVLGTTHCLAGKILAESWNLPNSLVDCIWMHHDKFYATNTASLNWEIRNIIALANSVARDLFCEQPCWLDMKTMSSTLLNALDLSQEDFAGIKQEAIREYEGKAAFFNLENDLDMIFHDVIQGANRKLSQLGLDLDSKNKTLSKLNSCLTLSRKLGIQLGTVRTRQELFSEVALAFKGFSSVPIGIFYAIDHQTHELEGIVWVDGGRRRKLLCFTNHDGEPVWEHEDQSLPAELRRVLANYKLRMLDTRTITPNACSPFTIYSFGDPETYFAELVISLQQDAQDQGGEVWTNFLQIAQMLRSTIENVMLLERLQAKQEDLALALWNNQQVNLQLIQAERLAAVGQLAAGAAHEINNPLAIISARAQLMECKEQDEKRRGELALISEQIERISKILTNLMDFARPCPPKLQSVDVHAVLDRVLELMNTGYRKHAINIRKNYDPQMIPIKADPNQLEQVFLNLSINAQHAMEASGGDLTVSTQMIREGRGILVKIQDQGVGISKDNLKKIFDPFFTTKEQGKGTGLGLSTSIGIVNNHFGKIEIESEVGKGTTFTVELPVDITALRPENSTSGPSCPLIMAVRPRILVVDDEEHIRRVLQEALENENMIVVTAENGREGLQRLAEGSFDLMLMDIKMPFVDGLTLLREVRRSGATLPVIAITGMASREEVEEAGKHGCKCLRKPFHIKSLLAEVQDRLRT
- a CDS encoding phospholipase D family protein — translated: MQRVFLGLILLAGLWGGGCSSLPALDSRTSSSALTYDEALATPLGKAVGPLLDAHPEVSGVFALQTAKDAFAARIVLASVAERTLDVQYYIWRNDLTGNLLFEALHHAAERGVRVRLLLDDLPTAGLDETLAALNAHPNLEVRLFNPFVFRNFRALDFILDFSRAHRRMHNKSFTADNMVTIVGGRNIGDEYFGATNDNLFADLDVLTVGYVVREVSANFDRYWDSRAAYPLEAIVAQADAAVVGMPELDPDKSAKVEYFLDAVRDSRFMSDLAAGNLALEWTNVRMVSDDPDKVLQKSAPEDLIIPQLRDVVGVPTREVDLISPYFVPTKTGVAAFAAMAEKGVQIKVLTNALEATDVFPAHAGYAKRRKDLLDSGIVLYEFKLSSTMQPYSGKAGPFGSSGASLHAKTFSVDASRVFVGSFNFDPRSAKLNTELGFVIDSTSLAEKISNAFETTIPANAYEVRLNDEGHLYWLELQEGKLIRHDVEPGTTTLQRSVIWILSRLPIEWLL
- a CDS encoding AAA family ATPase, whose amino-acid sequence is MSTPRTRVVAIASGKGGAGKTSLAASLAWILAENGKKVCLVDVDLGLSNVDVLLGLTPRYTLSDLLVNDLNAQDVLTPVRPGLDVISGGSGIAALTDLSRDQRRAFIEKIKTLNGYDFLLLDNSAGIHRQVISFCLAAREHIIVINPEPSSVTDAYALIKVLNQNGLRRPPYILLNRVLPHFNHQLLLERFAAVCKKHLKLRLLTLGVVPDDPVFRAAAAHQKLPVNMSGTSPGASALKRVASLLSGRTDLNVLQGEASDFWSESLVHLLQGTTGVGTEEEQGASGTLPPAIASGKRQSPVETIKSLEFGIRHLEQLEPKDLSFISGLSDDLALKGKRLAQLACRFRENIKGDKCNVGVLCPDDSLRRLLKDVLLDRGYRPMVVNGSPETSTNLDVLICSISRPDELSLKTLQALDRVPCVWLSQYTTQIPYWAGGLMMVDVVEQPFSLKKVYAALEKAVAVSKKLPDS